From the Deltaproteobacteria bacterium genome, the window GCCCGAGCATATTGTCTTCCACCCCCGCTGGAATCTTTGGCGAGGAGACAAGAGACTACAGCTGCATATCATAGATTTTTGCTAGCCTGGTTTGGCAAGCCTTTTTCAGTAGTTCTTGGCGCAGAGTGCGGATCTCAATCCCTTGCTGACGCCGAGTTTTCTTGTTCTTCAGACCAGCAAACAGGAGATTTACCAGGGAGTCAAAACCCTTGCCAACAATTGCCTGCCTGTGCTAGTAAATTGTGGCTTGCAGCCCACCTTGTCGACGCCATCCGGGATGGTAACGACAAACATCCACATATGCCTTGCCACTTTTGGCAAAGCTATTTGCTGGAGCAAGCTCTGGTTCAAATGTGAATCTGCCAGTTGCGACGCTGGCTTTCTCAAAAACTGTAAAGCTCTGCAACCTGGCCTGCAAAGCTGACGTTCCGAGGAAACCTGGTTATTGCCATATGACTGGATGATGCCACCAAGCGGCGGGCCTGGTGCTGCATTTCGAATAGTGTGGCAAATCACACCTTGCGGCTGTGCCTTGACAGTGAGCGAATTATGAAGAGATTTGACCATATAGCAACTTTGCTACTTCTGGCCATGTTCTTGTTTCCTCTTTCTTCCTATGCGGTCTTGGGGCAGAAAAGCCTGCCAACCTCTCTCATTGCCTCGGGCACCAGCCCCCTGGCGAATGGGGATGTGGCGGAAGCTAGAAAACTAGCTCTCGATGAAGCCTTGCGAGCCGCTGTGGAGCAGTCATTGGCCTGGCTCCTGCCACCTCAACGAATAGTTCACTATTTTCCACTGCTGCAGGAAAACCTCCTGGCTAGGCCAATGAATTATGTACAAGACTATCAGATAATATCTGAAGATCAGCATGCAGGGCTTTACAGGGTTACAGTGCAGACCACCCTGTACACTGAAGCGCTCGAGCGAGATCTGCGCCAGATGGGCCTGTTGTTGGCCGACAGCGACAGGCCCCGGGTGCTCCTTGTCATCGCTGAGCGAGCGGGATCGCAGGATTCCTGGCACTGGTGGTGGAAATATCCACCAGAGGCCGGGGGGAAATTGCTTCTGAGAGAACTATCGCAAGGTCCTCTTTATCAGCAAGCTGTTTTGCCAATGGAGCAAGCAGTGAACCTGGCCAAGGCAGCCGGGGCCCAACTGGTGGTGCTCGGCAAGGCGGAATTGCAGGAAGGGTCCACTGGCAGGCCGCAAGTCGTCAGTGCTGACCTGCAGGCGCTCCGTACTGATGATGGCGCTCTGCTCTCACAGATAACCACCTCAATAGAGGTCAGTGCTGATTCCAGTAACGCTGAGCCGTCTTCAGGCTTGACTATATTAGCGGAAAGGGTGGCCCCAGGTCTCAGCAAGGCCCTGCTGGCGCCATTCGTCGCTCGGACACGGACCTCAGCCGGCCTTACAGTCAAAGTTGTAGGTTTACGCATCTACGGAGATCTCATTACCATAAAACAGCACCTCGAAAAAATGTCCGGGGTCAAGCGCATCAGCAAAGTCCTCCTCAAACCCCGAGAGGGTTCTGTTTCGCTGCAATATGCTGGTACCAGTGAAGAGTTGGCACACATCCTCAGCGACTTGGATTTCGGCGCTTTCTCCACAAGAGTTCTCTCCAGCACTGAGGACACCATCACCCTGGCTATCTCTGACAACAGGTGACCTCGAACTATGACCGTTCCCAATCTTCTCACCCTGGTTCGCATTCTCCTCACCCCACTGCTAGTGATTCTTCTCCTCGAACATCGCCTCATCGAAGCACTGGTGGTTTTTGGCATGGCCGGTCTCACCGATGGCCTAGACGGCCTCATTGCTCGGCTGTATCGCCAGAAGTCAAGACTGGGAGCCTTTTTGGATCCTATGGCAGACAAACTGTTAATCAGCTCCACCTATGTAATACTTGCCTATCAACGGCTGCTGCCTAAATGGCTTTCCGTAATAGTACTCAGCCGAGATGTTCTGATTGTCCTCGGGTTTTTGGTGCTTTTCATGCAAAACCTCAAAATTGAAATCAAACCCTCCCTCTCAAGCAAGTTGACTACCTGCGCTCAAATCGTCACTGTCATTGTAGCCATGGGATCAGCCATTGCCTCACCACATCCTTTGCTCAGAGATATCCTCTTCTATTTCACCGCAGTCTGTACGGTTGTTTCCTGGACTCAATACATGGTAAGAGGCGTGCGCCTCATGCAAGAGGCAGGCAATGACAGCAATCAATCTTAGTCCAGGGGACCGGCATAGAAGTAAATGATCTCTCTTGCCCCCTCGCTGTCGCGTAAAGCAATTCTAGGGGAGATTTTTCTTGACAGCAATAACCACTCCTGTTAGTAAAACAATTACCCTATTTTAGGCACGTAGCTCAGGGGGAGAGCACTACCTTGACGCGGTAGGGGTCTGGGGTTCAAATCCCCACGTGCCTACCACTAAATGAAAGAAGAGATACATTACTGCATTCATGCACCAGGATAAATAGGATTACTGACAGGCAGGCATCGGAGAGTGTAAACTCGGATGCCTTTTCTTTTTCTGCACGGGCGGGAAAGCAATGAGCAACATACGAGTTACCCTCAAAGACAACGGTAGTCAGATGCTGCCGAGGGGCACCACTGTGGCCGAGGCCCTTGAACGGCTTGTCGGAACCCGCAATGCCCGATTCATTGCCGGCAAAATTGATGGCCAGCCTTGCGATCTGAATCATGAACTGGACAGAGATTGTGTTATCGAACCTATCGAGCGTGGCAGCAAAGAAGCGTTGGATATCCTGCGCCACAGCGCCTCTCATGTGATGGCCCAGGCAGTTCAGAGCCTCTATCCCGGCACCAAGATCACCATCGGCCCCGCCATCGAGAACGGCTTTTACTATGACTTCGATTGCCCCCAACCCATCCGCTCGGATGATTTGCCGCGGATCGAAGAGAAGATGGCCGAGATCATCAAACAGGCGCTGCCCATCAAGCGGCGTGAACTCGATCTCGACGAGGCTATCAGATTGTTTCGCGACAGGCAGGAGCCATACAAAGTGGAGCTGCTCGAAGAAATAAATGAACCACGTATATCGATTTACCAACAAGGCGAATGGCTGGACCTTTGCCGCGGCCCTCACCTGCCGAGCACTGCCCATGTCCCTGCCTTCAAGCTCACCGGAGTGGCTGGCGCCTATTGGCGTGGAGACGAACGCAACCCCATGCTCCAGCGGGTCTATGGCACGGCCTTTTTCTCCCAGAAAGAGTTGCGGCAATATCTCCGTCTTCTCGAGGAGGCGCGCAAACGCGATCACCGCAAGCTTGGTCGCGAACTGGATTTATTCAGCATCAGTGACGAGGTCGGCCCAGGACTGATCATTTTTCACCCCAAAGGGGCTCTGCTCAGACATATCCTGGAAACATTCGAAAAAGAAGCCCATTTGCGGCGGGGCTACCAACTGGCCATTGGGCCCCAGCTGCTCAAAACTGAACTGTGGAAACAATCAGGACATTTCGATCACTACAGGGAAAACATGTACTTCACTGAAGTTGAAGGACAGTCCTACGGAATCAAGCCCATGAATTGCCTGGCGCATATGCTCATCTATAAGTCCAGGATACGTTCTTACCGCGATCTGCCTATCCGCTATTTTGAAATGGGTATTGTGCACCGGCACGAGAGATCAGGTGTCCTCCACGGGCTCACCCGCGTCAGGCAGTTCACTCAGGACGATGCCCACATTCTTTGCACGCCGGCACAGTTGAACGATGAAATCAAGGGCATTATGGATTTTGCCCTCGATTTCATGGATCTTTTTGGCTTCGAATATGAGATGGAGATCAGCACCCGGCCAGAAAAATCCATAGGCACAGATGAAGATTGGCAAAGAGCCATTGCCGCCCTGGAAAAAGCTCTTGTGGAAAAAGGAGCTGCCTATGAGGTTTGTCAGGGAGAGGGCGCCTTCTATGGCCCCAAGATCGACGTGAAGCTCAAAGACGCCCTGGGGCGGCGTTGGCAGTGTGCCACAATTCAGTGCGACTTCACTTTACCTGAACGGTTCGACCTTTCCTATGTCGGGCCAGATGGTGACAAGCATCGGCCGGTCATGCTGCACAGGGTGTTACTTGGCAGCATTGAACGGTTCCTGGGCATCCTGATCGAACATTTTGCCGGAGCTTTCCCAACCTGGCTTGCTCCAGTACAAGCGATCATTCTCACTGTGACAGACAGACATTTGCCGTACGCCGATAAGGTTTATCGTCACCTTCTGGATGCTGGCATTCGAGTAGAAAAAGATATCAGGAACGAAAAACTCGGCTATAAGATTCGGGAGGCCCAGCTGCAGAAAATACCTTACATGCTGGTCGTGGGAGATCGCGAAGTAGAGGCTGGCGGCGTTACTCCTAGAAGGAGAGATGGTAAGAACCTGCAACTCATGGACCTGGAACAGTTTGTGAATATAATCATGGAAGATACTGCAGTGACTGACAAGTTCCTGCGCACCGCAAGCTGACTTCAGCAGCTCGGTCGACTGGAGTGTTTGCGGATGCACGCCAACAGAGAAAAAAATTAGCAAAAGAAAGGAGGGAAGCGACATAATAAAGCAAGTGAATGTGAATGACAAAATCAGGGCCTCCCAGGTTCGCTTGATTGGCCCGGATGGGACTCAGCTGGGGATCGTGCCACTGGCTGAGGCACTGGAGAGGGCCGCCCAAGAAAAGCTGGACCTGGTAGAAGTGGCACCCAAGGCAACCCCACCGGTTTGCAAAATAATGGACTATGGCAAGTACAAATATCAGCAGAGCAAGAAGAGCCAGGAAGCCAAGAAAAAACAGGCCACAGTCCAGGTGAAGGAAGTGAAAATCAGACCCAAGACTGAAGAGCACGACTACCAGTTCAAGCTGCGGCACATCAAGCGCTTTCTCGCCGAAAAGAACAAAGCAAAAGTGACCATCATGTTTCGCGGCCGAGAAATTGCCTTCAGTGAACTCGGCCTGAAGATGCTCGAGCGCATAATCGCCGACACCGAAGACGTGGCCGTGGTTGAACAGAAGCCCAAACTGGAGGGTCGAAACATGAATATGCTTCTGGCACCGCGACAGTAAAACAACAAGAAAAATCCTTGACAATTATCAAAGTTGCGCATATGGTTACAGCTTTGTCTGAAGGT encodes:
- the infC gene encoding translation initiation factor IF-3; the encoded protein is MIKQVNVNDKIRASQVRLIGPDGTQLGIVPLAEALERAAQEKLDLVEVAPKATPPVCKIMDYGKYKYQQSKKSQEAKKKQATVQVKEVKIRPKTEEHDYQFKLRHIKRFLAEKNKAKVTIMFRGREIAFSELGLKMLERIIADTEDVAVVEQKPKLEGRNMNMLLAPRQ
- the thrS gene encoding threonine--tRNA ligase, with the translated sequence MSNIRVTLKDNGSQMLPRGTTVAEALERLVGTRNARFIAGKIDGQPCDLNHELDRDCVIEPIERGSKEALDILRHSASHVMAQAVQSLYPGTKITIGPAIENGFYYDFDCPQPIRSDDLPRIEEKMAEIIKQALPIKRRELDLDEAIRLFRDRQEPYKVELLEEINEPRISIYQQGEWLDLCRGPHLPSTAHVPAFKLTGVAGAYWRGDERNPMLQRVYGTAFFSQKELRQYLRLLEEARKRDHRKLGRELDLFSISDEVGPGLIIFHPKGALLRHILETFEKEAHLRRGYQLAIGPQLLKTELWKQSGHFDHYRENMYFTEVEGQSYGIKPMNCLAHMLIYKSRIRSYRDLPIRYFEMGIVHRHERSGVLHGLTRVRQFTQDDAHILCTPAQLNDEIKGIMDFALDFMDLFGFEYEMEISTRPEKSIGTDEDWQRAIAALEKALVEKGAAYEVCQGEGAFYGPKIDVKLKDALGRRWQCATIQCDFTLPERFDLSYVGPDGDKHRPVMLHRVLLGSIERFLGILIEHFAGAFPTWLAPVQAIILTVTDRHLPYADKVYRHLLDAGIRVEKDIRNEKLGYKIREAQLQKIPYMLVVGDREVEAGGVTPRRRDGKNLQLMDLEQFVNIIMEDTAVTDKFLRTAS
- a CDS encoding DUF2066 domain-containing protein, coding for MKRFDHIATLLLLAMFLFPLSSYAVLGQKSLPTSLIASGTSPLANGDVAEARKLALDEALRAAVEQSLAWLLPPQRIVHYFPLLQENLLARPMNYVQDYQIISEDQHAGLYRVTVQTTLYTEALERDLRQMGLLLADSDRPRVLLVIAERAGSQDSWHWWWKYPPEAGGKLLLRELSQGPLYQQAVLPMEQAVNLAKAAGAQLVVLGKAELQEGSTGRPQVVSADLQALRTDDGALLSQITTSIEVSADSSNAEPSSGLTILAERVAPGLSKALLAPFVARTRTSAGLTVKVVGLRIYGDLITIKQHLEKMSGVKRISKVLLKPREGSVSLQYAGTSEELAHILSDLDFGAFSTRVLSSTEDTITLAISDNR
- the pgsA gene encoding CDP-diacylglycerol--glycerol-3-phosphate 3-phosphatidyltransferase, whose product is MTVPNLLTLVRILLTPLLVILLLEHRLIEALVVFGMAGLTDGLDGLIARLYRQKSRLGAFLDPMADKLLISSTYVILAYQRLLPKWLSVIVLSRDVLIVLGFLVLFMQNLKIEIKPSLSSKLTTCAQIVTVIVAMGSAIASPHPLLRDILFYFTAVCTVVSWTQYMVRGVRLMQEAGNDSNQS